The window CTTTTTATTACTGTTCATGCTTACACCGCCTAATTCTTCTTATAATATATTCTATCATTAGTATGAACATATTATGAATTTTTAAACGATATTATTGGCTTATGCCAATAAACTTTTCAATTGTCTTAAAGGTTATTTTTCTAAATTAACTAAACATCACTTTACATGTATTCTATGCAATACATTTTTCCAGTCATTGTGTTCATTAAAAGATAGCTTATCATAGATATTTTTATACTTTAAATAAACATTCAAGTTATGGGGTAGATATATTTTTAATCCTCGATACGGCCTATTGTTTGCTTCGTGTGAGGTATACACAACTATTCTATTTAAAGTCTCTATAATATCCACGCATATATCCTTGATTGGTAAATCAAGGTCTTCAATGCTATTAATTAAGTAGCTTAAGCTGATAAAATCAATCTTTTGTTTGTAATGACTATTATAGAAAATCTTATCTATATTGTCTTGACCATGTTGTAAAATAACGCAAGAAAAAAGATGAATCAGATGTTTTAGTTTTACGAAACTTTCTTGGTGAAGCTGAATACAAAATAAAGACCTTTCTTGGTGAGATTTATGTAACGCTTCAATTATCCCATTATAGGTATCACTTGAAGAACAATCGAAGGTACTACTAAGGAACAGTTGATTAATAATAGAAGGATATGCTATACCGCCTAGAGGGGTGTTGTCATGTGAAATTAATGCATATTTAACCGTTCCTAAGGCATCCATGCATATCCCATACCATATTTCTACAGCATCCATAAAACATGTATCCATAACTAAAAGGTCTATACTGCTATTACTACTTTGTCTAAACAGATGTAAAGCTTTAGCAAATCCGTGGATACCCATAAGTACATTTCCTTTTCTTGTAGATTCCTTCATAAGTCCTACAAATCCAGCGCTATGACCTGACATGATTAACATCTTTTTTTTAGAAGGTGCATGTTGACTTCCCCATATTAAGAAATCCACTAGGGTTGATGGTTTCGCCATGCTGACCTGTCCTAAGTTTTCAACCATAATAACACCATCATTATGTAACACATATCTACGTGTTCCACACCATGACTGTGTCCCATCTAGCTCTTTTGCTTCTCTCGGAGCTCTCGATATTTGTATTAAGATATGGACTTGATTATTTGTAACGATTTCGTTCAATAATGAAAATTGATGATAAACATAGGGCTCTAGGTCGTTGTTACCTGCTATGTATATAAATATCGTCCACTTCTTATATTCACTATTGTTATATGTATCCTGCATTTACTTCCTCCCAACTATTAAATGCAATAAAAATAGTACAATTTAAAAAAGTAGAGCTGTCTCATGAATTCAAACCACTAATGATGATGTAAAAAATAATCATATGTTAAGCCAAATAGGAAAAATATTATTACCTATAACATGCTTGAGACAACTCTGTTATGATGTGAAATGAATAAATCTCTATTAATGTGGAAGCTTAATTCAACGTTTAATATATGATAAAATCATTTAAATTTTCAAGTCTAATTCCTCTTACGCCAGGTTCTATAAATACGCTAACACTATTTGAATCCACAGAAGGGTATATGAATACCATGTTAATATTTGTAAAGGATTCCACTTGAGCTTCATT is drawn from Vallitalea pronyensis and contains these coding sequences:
- a CDS encoding clostripain-related cysteine peptidase; translated protein: MQDTYNNSEYKKWTIFIYIAGNNDLEPYVYHQFSLLNEIVTNNQVHILIQISRAPREAKELDGTQSWCGTRRYVLHNDGVIMVENLGQVSMAKPSTLVDFLIWGSQHAPSKKKMLIMSGHSAGFVGLMKESTRKGNVLMGIHGFAKALHLFRQSSNSSIDLLVMDTCFMDAVEIWYGICMDALGTVKYALISHDNTPLGGIAYPSIINQLFLSSTFDCSSSDTYNGIIEALHKSHQERSLFCIQLHQESFVKLKHLIHLFSCVILQHGQDNIDKIFYNSHYKQKIDFISLSYLINSIEDLDLPIKDICVDIIETLNRIVVYTSHEANNRPYRGLKIYLPHNLNVYLKYKNIYDKLSFNEHNDWKNVLHRIHVK